Proteins encoded together in one bacterium window:
- a CDS encoding TPM domain-containing protein, which yields MVTTTWKRIVRHLLATRWTVNRDFPKRTLAAIERAIKESEASHHGEIRFVVEGALDIPPLLRGQTARDRAIDVFSHLRIWDTEQNNGVLIYLLLADRDVEIVSDRGVHAKVGSHEWERICRKMEAAFRQGDFEGGVVGGIREVTRHLVTHFPPIDGDRNELPDKPVVL from the coding sequence ATGGTGACGACTACCTGGAAACGGATCGTGAGACATCTCCTGGCGACCCGGTGGACGGTCAACCGCGATTTCCCGAAGCGCACGCTTGCCGCGATCGAGCGGGCCATCAAGGAGAGCGAGGCTTCGCACCACGGCGAAATCCGTTTCGTGGTGGAAGGCGCGCTGGACATTCCTCCGCTCCTGCGGGGGCAAACCGCGAGGGACCGGGCGATCGACGTGTTTTCCCATCTGCGGATCTGGGATACCGAACAGAACAACGGCGTGCTCATCTACCTGCTGCTCGCCGACCGGGACGTGGAGATCGTGTCCGACCGGGGGGTCCACGCGAAGGTGGGCTCCCACGAATGGGAGAGGATCTGCCGAAAGATGGAAGCCGCTTTCCGACAGGGGGACTTCGAGGGAGGCGTCGTCGGCGGGATCCGTGAGGTGACGCGGCACCTGGTGACGCATTTCCCCCCGATCGACGGCGACCGGAACGAATTGCCGGACAAACCCGTGGTCCTGTGA
- the hpt gene encoding hypoxanthine phosphoribosyltransferase, whose amino-acid sequence MAPGEPEILITGEAIRRRVEELGRQISEEYDRAEDLLLVGVLRGSFIFLADLARALTIRGSVDFLAVSSYESSAAPAGPVRLVADLRTDIAGKHVLVVEDIVDTGDTLAYLLRLLALRGPASLKCCALLSKPACRKTDVRIDYLGFEIPDVWVVGYGLDDKERHRFLPYIGVRSTD is encoded by the coding sequence GTGGCTCCCGGGGAACCGGAAATCCTCATCACCGGGGAGGCGATCCGGCGGCGCGTCGAGGAACTGGGACGGCAGATCTCGGAAGAGTACGACCGGGCGGAAGACCTGCTCCTGGTCGGCGTGCTTCGGGGGAGCTTCATCTTTCTCGCGGACCTCGCCCGGGCCCTGACGATCCGCGGAAGCGTCGACTTCCTCGCCGTTTCCTCCTACGAGTCCTCCGCCGCGCCGGCAGGCCCCGTGCGCCTGGTCGCCGATCTGCGGACGGACATCGCGGGGAAACACGTCCTGGTCGTCGAGGACATCGTCGACACGGGCGATACGCTCGCCTATCTCCTGCGGCTGTTGGCGTTGCGCGGGCCCGCCTCCCTGAAGTGCTGCGCGCTGCTCAGCAAGCCAGCCTGCCGGAAAACGGACGTGCGGATCGATTACCTCGGATTCGAGATCCCCGACGTGTGGGTGGTCGGGTACGGCCTCGATGACAAGGAACGGCATCGATTCCTGCCGTATATCGGAGTCCGATCCACGGATTGA
- a CDS encoding AIR synthase family protein produces MKTELPAIGKVSSEIFDEIILPQLGRKRPEILMGPRHGVDVGVVDLGQGQVMVTTTDPIFVVPPYGWERSGWFAVHILASDAVTSGIRPNYITMDLNLPLSITRDDFEALWGVMHRECDKIGMAVVSGHTGRYEGCGYPMIGGATVIGIGPKDRYITPDMARPGDVVILTKGAAIEAAGLFAVTFPKRVAERYGEKAAREAEEIFWQMSIVEDAFTAVEAGVREGGVTAMHDATECGVWGGLFEVATASGVGMTIDKEKIIVQEAVRNVCDLFGIDPYSSISEGTLILACRPHKAKEVIRRLGDKGIPASMVGEIVEPRQGMRVFENGTSRELIHPKVDPFWAAFGKAASQGG; encoded by the coding sequence GTGAAGACGGAGTTGCCGGCGATCGGAAAGGTGTCTTCGGAAATATTCGACGAGATCATCCTGCCCCAGCTCGGGCGCAAGCGCCCGGAAATCCTGATGGGTCCGCGTCACGGGGTGGACGTCGGGGTCGTCGATCTCGGGCAGGGACAGGTGATGGTGACGACGACCGACCCCATCTTCGTCGTTCCTCCGTACGGCTGGGAGCGGTCCGGCTGGTTCGCGGTCCACATCCTGGCCTCCGACGCGGTCACGTCGGGGATCCGGCCGAACTACATCACCATGGACCTGAATCTCCCCCTGTCCATCACGCGGGACGATTTCGAGGCGCTGTGGGGGGTGATGCACCGGGAGTGCGACAAGATCGGCATGGCCGTCGTCTCCGGGCACACGGGCCGCTACGAAGGGTGCGGATACCCGATGATCGGCGGCGCCACCGTGATCGGCATCGGCCCCAAAGACCGGTATATCACCCCCGACATGGCGCGACCGGGGGATGTCGTCATCCTCACCAAGGGGGCGGCCATCGAGGCGGCCGGCCTGTTCGCCGTCACCTTTCCGAAGCGCGTGGCGGAACGATACGGGGAGAAGGCGGCACGGGAGGCAGAGGAGATCTTCTGGCAGATGTCCATCGTCGAGGACGCCTTCACGGCGGTGGAGGCCGGAGTGAGGGAGGGCGGGGTGACTGCCATGCACGATGCGACCGAGTGCGGGGTCTGGGGGGGCCTGTTCGAGGTCGCCACGGCGTCGGGCGTCGGCATGACGATCGACAAGGAGAAGATCATCGTGCAGGAGGCGGTGCGGAACGTGTGCGACCTGTTCGGCATCGACCCGTATTCGTCGATCAGCGAGGGGACGCTGATCCTCGCCTGCCGGCCGCACAAGGCGAAGGAGGTGATCCGGCGGCTGGGCGACAAGGGGATCCCGGCCAGCATGGTGGGGGAGATCGTGGAACCGCGGCAGGGGATGCGCGTCTTCGAAAACGGCACGTCCCGCGAATTGATCCACCCCAAGGTGGATCCCTTCTGGGCCGCCTTCGGGAAAGCGGCGTCGCAGGGCGGCTGA
- the thiE gene encoding thiamine phosphate synthase produces the protein MTERFSPGLWRLYVVTDEKVSRGRSHLQVAEAAILGGADVVQLRDKEASSGSLYRVAQRIRKLTLDAKVPFIVNDRLDIALATGADGVHVGQDDLPASVVREILGPGRILGVSVDTVEEALLAEKDGADYLGVGPVFEARGTKPDAGEPVGVERIARIRRHCRLPIVAIGGIDAGNARSVREAGADAAAVISAIVSADDIAQAAKRLKCILEGTTR, from the coding sequence ATGACCGAACGATTCTCCCCCGGCCTGTGGAGACTCTACGTCGTCACCGACGAGAAGGTGAGCCGGGGCCGGTCCCACCTGCAGGTAGCGGAAGCGGCGATCCTCGGCGGAGCCGACGTCGTCCAACTGCGGGACAAGGAAGCCTCCAGCGGCTCCCTGTACCGGGTCGCGCAGCGGATCCGGAAGCTTACCCTCGATGCGAAGGTTCCCTTCATCGTGAACGACCGCCTCGACATCGCGTTGGCGACCGGGGCGGACGGGGTTCATGTCGGCCAGGACGACCTGCCCGCGTCCGTGGTGCGCGAAATCCTGGGGCCCGGCAGGATCCTCGGGGTTTCGGTGGATACGGTGGAGGAGGCCCTCCTGGCGGAAAAGGACGGCGCCGATTACCTGGGGGTCGGACCGGTGTTCGAGGCGCGGGGAACGAAGCCGGATGCCGGGGAGCCCGTGGGGGTCGAGCGCATCGCGCGGATCCGTCGTCATTGCCGGCTTCCGATCGTCGCGATCGGGGGGATCGACGCCGGAAATGCCCGCAGCGTCCGGGAGGCGGGGGCGGACGCGGCGGCCGTGATCTCCGCGATCGTCTCGGCGGACGATATTGCGCAAGCGGCCAAACGGTTGAAATGTATACTGGAGGGCACGACTCGATAG
- the lpxC gene encoding UDP-3-O-acyl-N-acetylglucosamine deacetylase produces the protein MAQPGPILIVDDEASIRKSLEGVLSDEGYSCALASDGADALAQLQSLHPALVLLDIWMPGMDGIETLRRMKAVHPETPVIMMSGHATISTAIKATKVGASDFIEKPLELDVVLNAIRRALGTQDAVRIPAAGELAGSTDLRSPEGMPELSYLVFRNQTMRGDLMPQRTLARSAVLYGQGLHSGKKSGLIFEPLGPNSGIHFVGVSDNRAVPAHLDYVESTGYATTIRLGTTHVATIEHVMSALNAYGISNLLIKCNGEVPVLDGSSVEFCSLFEEVGFENQAGEWHRIVVKEPFRIDAGKASIRLEPCDSFEIDYTLEYPAPVGKQRYVFRLDDPAAYKKEIAPARTFGFARDIGQLQRQGLALGGRFDNFVLFGEEGPINDALRFPDEPVRHKIMDMIGDLYLLGRRLQARVVAHMTGHTQNIAVLKKVREML, from the coding sequence ATGGCGCAACCGGGACCGATCCTGATCGTCGATGACGAGGCGAGCATCAGGAAATCGCTCGAGGGCGTGCTGAGCGACGAGGGATACTCCTGCGCGCTCGCCAGCGACGGCGCCGATGCTCTCGCCCAGCTTCAATCGCTTCATCCGGCGCTGGTGCTCCTGGACATCTGGATGCCGGGCATGGACGGGATCGAGACGCTTCGGCGCATGAAGGCGGTGCATCCGGAGACGCCCGTGATCATGATGAGCGGGCACGCGACGATTTCCACGGCCATCAAGGCGACCAAGGTCGGCGCCTCGGATTTCATCGAAAAGCCGCTGGAGCTCGATGTCGTGCTGAACGCGATCCGAAGGGCGTTGGGGACGCAGGATGCCGTCCGGATCCCCGCCGCGGGCGAACTCGCCGGATCGACCGATCTTCGGTCGCCGGAGGGGATGCCGGAACTGTCCTACCTGGTGTTCAGGAACCAGACGATGCGCGGCGACCTCATGCCGCAGCGGACGCTCGCACGCAGCGCGGTCTTGTACGGGCAGGGGCTTCACTCCGGGAAGAAGAGCGGCCTGATCTTCGAGCCGCTGGGCCCGAATTCGGGGATCCATTTCGTCGGAGTCTCCGACAATCGCGCCGTTCCCGCGCACCTGGATTACGTGGAATCGACCGGGTACGCGACGACGATCCGTCTCGGAACCACGCACGTCGCGACCATCGAGCACGTCATGTCCGCGCTCAACGCCTACGGGATCAGCAACCTTCTCATCAAGTGCAACGGCGAAGTCCCCGTGCTGGACGGATCGTCCGTGGAGTTCTGTTCCCTGTTCGAGGAAGTCGGTTTCGAGAACCAGGCCGGGGAGTGGCATCGGATCGTGGTGAAGGAACCTTTCCGGATCGATGCCGGCAAGGCCTCCATCCGGCTGGAACCGTGCGATTCGTTCGAAATCGATTACACGCTCGAGTATCCGGCCCCGGTCGGCAAGCAGCGCTACGTCTTCCGGCTGGACGACCCGGCGGCATACAAGAAGGAGATCGCTCCCGCCCGAACCTTCGGGTTCGCCCGGGACATCGGGCAGCTGCAGCGGCAGGGATTGGCCCTCGGCGGGCGTTTCGACAACTTCGTCCTCTTCGGGGAGGAGGGACCGATCAACGACGCGCTTCGATTCCCGGATGAACCGGTGCGCCACAAGATCATGGACATGATCGGGGATCTCTACCTTCTCGGCCGACGCCTGCAGGCGAGGGTGGTCGCCCACATGACGGGGCACACGCAGAATATCGCCGTGCTGAAGAAAGTGCGGGAGATGCTGTGA
- a CDS encoding substrate-binding domain-containing protein, producing MTPGARFPIRPRRSFFALAVAVLAVVLLSGFRSAPRETIRISGTGGAIGTMRILGAEFRKSNPGIRIDILSGMGSSGGVKAVLAGRLDIGLCARPLKDEERAQGAVETKYARTPYVFGVNPTLKMTGLTLEEVARIYSGERDWENNKRIRLILRPLHDSDTPVLKGMSPGMSAAIDVAVGREGMIFAMTDQEAADVLESVPGAFGGTTLSLFLSEKRKFRLISLNGVMPGLRTMANRSYPYSKTFFMITGKNPPDPVRRFIDFVRSPAGAAILAKNGQAALREGPPP from the coding sequence GTGACGCCGGGAGCCCGATTCCCGATCCGGCCGCGAAGGTCATTCTTCGCCCTGGCGGTCGCCGTCCTTGCGGTGGTCCTCCTGTCCGGATTCCGAAGCGCGCCCCGGGAGACGATCCGGATCTCCGGGACCGGCGGCGCGATCGGGACGATGCGTATCCTCGGAGCCGAATTCCGGAAATCCAACCCCGGGATCCGGATCGACATATTGTCGGGCATGGGGAGCAGCGGCGGCGTAAAGGCCGTCCTCGCAGGACGCCTGGACATCGGGTTGTGCGCTAGACCGTTGAAGGACGAGGAGCGCGCCCAGGGCGCCGTTGAAACGAAGTATGCAAGGACTCCCTACGTGTTCGGCGTCAACCCCACCCTGAAGATGACCGGCCTGACCCTGGAGGAGGTCGCACGGATCTACAGCGGAGAGCGGGATTGGGAGAACAACAAGCGGATCCGCCTGATCCTGCGCCCATTGCACGATTCGGATACCCCGGTCCTGAAGGGGATGTCCCCGGGAATGAGCGCGGCGATCGACGTCGCCGTAGGCCGCGAGGGGATGATATTCGCCATGACGGACCAGGAAGCGGCCGACGTCCTCGAATCCGTGCCGGGCGCCTTCGGGGGTACGACGCTGTCTCTCTTCCTTTCCGAGAAGCGCAAATTCCGCTTGATATCGTTGAACGGGGTGATGCCCGGTCTCCGGACCATGGCCAACCGATCGTACCCGTACAGCAAGACGTTCTTCATGATCACGGGAAAGAATCCCCCCGATCCGGTTCGCCGGTTCATCGATTTCGTTCGCTCGCCCGCGGGTGCGGCCATTCTCGCGAAGAACGGCCAGGCGGCGTTGCGGGAAGGTCCTCCTCCTTGA
- a CDS encoding ATP-binding protein: MKNAEQNAPRLIEGFGGILALALVVALPLLYFVSGWGLLSEHLRTETEIYSRQISAVINRNPDMWKYETIRLEGLLAKPRRDAHTESLHILDLEGNVVTNQKERPDWPRMTRSHPLMDSGRIVGYIEESCSLHPLIVDSTVLALIGSGITLVLFLLFRVYPISALRTTLDMLSREKGRARVTLQSIGDGVISTDAEDRVLIVNRMAEKITGWTQATAVGKPIGEVFQPEGDVIIDRSGASRRIEAGKSPVLDDRGRHVGTVLVIRDVTEKARVEAAMANAQKLESLGVLAGGIAHEIRNPLSSINISISSIERACGGSSGLEPDAKGKVDLILDQMKSAAAKMGLVVQRVMDYSKPFPPRKESVDLNRIIEEAIRLSLSTLRKREIAVLKDLTPDLTMCRVDAQMIEQVLVNLITNACQAMEGIEREKQLEVASAVQDGRIVLRVSDSGPGVPPSLRDRVFDPFFTTRKDGSGIGLSFSHRIVVDHGGALRVGTSRWGGAEFRVELPIPREGGPA; encoded by the coding sequence TTGAAGAACGCGGAACAGAACGCCCCACGGCTGATCGAGGGATTCGGCGGGATCCTGGCGCTGGCCCTCGTGGTGGCGCTGCCGCTGCTCTATTTCGTGAGCGGGTGGGGATTGCTGAGCGAACATCTCCGGACCGAAACGGAGATCTATTCCCGCCAGATCTCGGCCGTAATCAACCGGAACCCGGACATGTGGAAGTACGAGACGATCCGCCTCGAGGGGCTCCTGGCGAAACCCCGCCGGGATGCCCATACGGAATCCCTCCACATCCTGGACCTGGAGGGGAACGTCGTCACGAATCAGAAGGAACGTCCCGACTGGCCGCGGATGACGCGATCCCATCCCCTCATGGATTCCGGCAGGATCGTGGGATATATCGAGGAGAGCTGCTCCCTTCACCCGCTGATCGTGGATTCCACGGTCCTGGCCCTGATCGGATCGGGGATCACCCTGGTGCTGTTCCTTCTCTTCCGGGTATACCCGATCTCCGCGCTCCGCACGACCCTCGACATGCTGTCCCGCGAGAAGGGGCGCGCCAGGGTCACGCTCCAATCGATCGGCGACGGAGTCATTTCCACCGATGCGGAAGACCGGGTCCTGATCGTCAACCGGATGGCGGAGAAGATCACGGGATGGACGCAGGCCACGGCCGTCGGGAAGCCGATCGGGGAAGTGTTCCAACCCGAAGGGGACGTCATCATCGACCGGAGCGGGGCCAGCCGCAGGATCGAGGCCGGCAAATCCCCGGTGCTCGATGATCGCGGCCGCCACGTGGGGACCGTCCTCGTGATCCGGGACGTGACGGAAAAGGCGCGGGTCGAGGCGGCCATGGCCAATGCGCAGAAACTGGAGTCGCTCGGCGTCCTTGCGGGAGGAATCGCCCACGAGATCCGCAACCCCCTCTCCTCGATCAACATCAGCATCTCCAGCATCGAGCGCGCCTGCGGGGGATCCTCGGGGCTCGAGCCCGACGCGAAGGGAAAGGTCGACCTCATCCTGGATCAGATGAAGTCGGCGGCCGCGAAAATGGGGTTGGTCGTCCAGCGCGTCATGGACTATTCCAAGCCCTTTCCTCCCCGCAAGGAGAGCGTCGACCTCAACCGGATCATCGAAGAGGCGATCCGGCTCTCCTTGTCGACGCTGCGGAAACGGGAGATCGCGGTCCTCAAGGACCTGACGCCCGACCTCACCATGTGCCGGGTCGACGCCCAGATGATCGAGCAGGTCCTGGTGAACCTGATCACGAACGCATGCCAGGCGATGGAGGGAATCGAGAGGGAGAAACAGCTCGAGGTCGCGTCCGCCGTCCAGGACGGGCGGATCGTCCTGCGGGTTTCCGACTCGGGTCCGGGAGTTCCCCCTTCCCTCCGGGACAGGGTCTTCGATCCCTTTTTCACCACAAGGAAGGACGGGTCCGGGATCGGGCTCAGCTTCAGCCACCGGATCGTCGTCGACCACGGCGGGGCGCTGCGCGTCGGTACGAGCCGATGGGGGGGTGCGGAGTTCCGGGTCGAGCTTCCCATCCCGCGGGAAGGAGGTCCGGCGTGA
- a CDS encoding sigma-54 dependent transcriptional regulator, translated as MYSLFIVDDEDTIRRTLTIALEDRYRLADFPDAESAIVAARSDPPDLVLLDLGLPGMSGIEAIPVFKTIAPEILVVVITAYEDVKSVVSAMKGGAYDYVVKPLDIDTLEASIGNALETIRLKKEVQALQERYLRENLPCFIGESNTIRDMMEFVGLLARSPDTPVLILGETGTGKELIASAIHYRSPNFRGPMIGVNCAAIPRELIESELFGYERGAFSGANAAGKKGMVEQAEGGTLFLDEIGDLGTEAQAKLLRFLEEGEYYRVGGTRKMKVRARVVSATNKNLEELIGKGLFREDLYYRLAVARVEVPSLTARRDDIVPIAMFFLHEFGRKFGKSFSGISREAGEALMRHRWKGNVRELRNFVERGALVGNGPELTREDLGLEEQDLAAECPPASGEILHPLLPPEGVDLDKAHESLDRHLFREALLLSGENETQAALLLRINYSTFRYRRRKLGI; from the coding sequence ATGTACTCCCTCTTTATCGTCGACGATGAAGACACCATCCGCAGGACGCTGACGATCGCCCTCGAGGATAGGTACCGGCTGGCCGATTTCCCCGACGCGGAGAGCGCGATCGTGGCCGCCCGGTCCGATCCCCCCGACCTCGTGCTTCTCGACCTCGGGCTTCCCGGGATGAGCGGGATCGAGGCCATCCCGGTTTTCAAGACCATCGCCCCGGAGATCCTGGTCGTCGTCATCACGGCCTACGAGGACGTGAAAAGCGTCGTGTCCGCCATGAAGGGCGGGGCGTACGACTACGTGGTCAAGCCGCTCGATATCGATACCCTCGAGGCGAGCATCGGGAACGCCCTGGAAACCATCCGGCTGAAAAAGGAGGTCCAGGCCCTCCAGGAGCGATACCTCCGGGAAAACCTTCCGTGCTTCATCGGGGAGAGCAACACGATCCGGGACATGATGGAATTCGTGGGGCTTCTCGCCCGGAGTCCGGACACTCCGGTCCTCATCCTCGGCGAGACGGGGACGGGCAAGGAGCTGATCGCAAGCGCGATCCACTACCGGAGTCCGAATTTCCGCGGCCCCATGATCGGGGTGAACTGCGCGGCCATCCCGAGGGAGCTGATCGAGAGCGAGCTGTTCGGCTACGAGAGAGGGGCCTTCAGCGGGGCGAACGCCGCGGGGAAGAAGGGGATGGTGGAACAGGCGGAAGGGGGGACCCTGTTCCTCGACGAGATCGGCGACCTGGGCACGGAGGCGCAGGCCAAACTCCTCCGTTTCCTCGAGGAGGGGGAATATTACCGCGTCGGCGGGACGAGAAAAATGAAGGTTCGAGCCCGGGTCGTATCCGCCACGAACAAAAACCTCGAGGAGTTGATCGGGAAGGGCCTTTTCCGGGAAGATCTCTACTATCGCCTGGCCGTCGCCCGGGTGGAGGTTCCTTCCCTGACGGCACGGCGGGACGACATCGTCCCGATCGCCATGTTCTTTCTCCACGAATTCGGCAGGAAGTTCGGCAAATCGTTCAGCGGCATCTCCCGGGAAGCCGGGGAAGCGCTGATGCGGCACCGCTGGAAAGGAAACGTCCGGGAGTTGAGGAACTTCGTGGAACGGGGGGCCCTTGTGGGAAACGGGCCCGAATTGACGCGGGAAGACCTCGGCCTGGAGGAACAGGATCTTGCCGCGGAATGCCCGCCCGCCTCCGGGGAGATCCTCCACCCGCTCCTTCCTCCCGAGGGGGTCGATCTCGACAAGGCGCACGAATCGCTCGACCGGCACCTGTTTCGGGAAGCGCTCCTGCTCTCCGGAGAGAACGAGACGCAGGCCGCGTTGCTGCTCCGGATCAATTATTCCACGTTCCGGTACCGGAGGAGAAAACTGGGGATTTGA
- a CDS encoding type II toxin-antitoxin system HicB family antitoxin codes for MATHCYTVLVEKEDGIYRAHCPALPGCRSHGETRKEAVDNIKLSISYRLETLMAKGKPIPKDGDLARPSQKSA; via the coding sequence ATGGCGACCCATTGTTACACCGTGCTGGTGGAGAAAGAGGATGGGATTTACCGCGCACATTGTCCCGCGTTGCCGGGGTGCCGCTCCCACGGGGAAACCCGGAAGGAAGCCGTGGACAACATCAAGCTCTCCATTTCCTATCGGTTGGAAACCTTGATGGCCAAAGGGAAACCCATACCGAAGGACGGAGACCTCGCGCGCCCCTCTCAGAAAAGCGCGTAG
- a CDS encoding response regulator, with the protein MGRNGNAVKNIYKELGVGEILLIEDDPWSRDSLSTFFRIVGCSMHSAETAMDAVMEASRHTFDLILCEYQFPGVNGLAMLEMMGKIQPVAVKFLFTSYPIGKLAEEAARVGIHEVIRKPFTMAALEESLLHHFPRPHVHSRVPVGVE; encoded by the coding sequence ATGGGCAGGAACGGTAACGCCGTGAAGAATATCTACAAGGAACTGGGCGTGGGGGAGATCCTCCTTATCGAGGATGATCCGTGGAGCAGGGATTCCCTCTCGACGTTTTTCCGGATCGTGGGATGCAGCATGCACTCCGCCGAGACCGCGATGGACGCCGTCATGGAGGCCTCACGCCATACTTTCGACCTGATCCTCTGCGAATACCAGTTCCCGGGCGTGAACGGCCTGGCCATGCTGGAAATGATGGGAAAGATCCAGCCGGTGGCCGTCAAGTTCCTGTTCACGTCCTATCCGATCGGGAAATTGGCCGAGGAAGCGGCCCGGGTCGGAATCCACGAAGTGATCCGGAAACCGTTCACCATGGCGGCGTTGGAGGAATCGTTGCTGCATCACTTTCCACGCCCGCATGTTCACTCACGTGTGCCTGTCGGGGTGGAATGA
- a CDS encoding isoprenylcysteine carboxylmethyltransferase family protein codes for MAQGPDSQRLLSILSRAIPASYFAIACIAFWNNFLRTGKCTSLFWMVSEGVVVVLLVFRRPSRSVSRRPWDWLAGIAGSFFVLLVRPTGGTAIADTAGFALQLFGTGFQLYGKAALGRSFGIVAANRGVVSSGPYRLVRHPIYLGYLVTHAGFLLSNPSVRNAAIYAATYFFQFARIHAEERILAQDGEYRDYLRSVRYRLIPGIY; via the coding sequence ATGGCGCAAGGACCGGATTCCCAACGGCTGCTCTCCATCCTCTCGCGGGCGATTCCCGCGTCCTACTTCGCCATTGCCTGCATTGCGTTCTGGAACAACTTTCTCCGGACCGGGAAGTGTACCTCGCTCTTCTGGATGGTGTCCGAAGGGGTCGTGGTCGTTCTCCTGGTGTTCCGGCGGCCGTCACGGTCCGTTTCCAGAAGGCCGTGGGACTGGCTCGCCGGGATCGCCGGCTCCTTCTTTGTGCTCCTGGTGCGACCGACGGGCGGGACCGCGATCGCCGACACCGCGGGGTTTGCGCTGCAGCTTTTCGGGACGGGATTCCAGCTTTACGGAAAAGCCGCCCTCGGCAGGAGCTTCGGGATCGTGGCGGCCAACCGGGGTGTCGTCTCCTCGGGGCCGTATCGGCTGGTCCGGCACCCGATCTACCTCGGGTACCTCGTGACCCACGCGGGATTCCTGCTCTCGAACCCGAGCGTTCGAAATGCGGCGATCTACGCGGCGACCTATTTTTTCCAGTTCGCCCGGATCCACGCGGAGGAGCGGATTCTCGCGCAGGACGGGGAGTACCGTGATTACCTGCGGAGCGTCCGGTACCGGCTGATCCCGGGGATCTACTGA
- a CDS encoding ATP-binding protein, with protein MNLATQDVNLSVLPPIAPNSLEETGLGTAFLVELSCKILYNDGTMPLAALSSRLALPVSVTGDIAEILKKERLAEVKKGGDIRATYIYALTDLGRERAREFLKASGYAGAAPVTAARYSEAALKQTIRKIPVTSAEMAQAFDGVVLPAGFLDRLGPAVNSGRSIFLYGPSGTGKTFIAERLKGLMDGSIFIPRAIAVDSHVIRVFDPVCHAEIDIGDGLDAFGDILQGGPKFDRRFVLCERPAIIAGGELSMAMLDLCFDPGSGYYEAPLQLKANGGIFVIDDLGRQRIRPFDLFNRWIMPLERGRDYLTLRTGKKFEIPFDQVIVFSTNIEPRELADEAFLRRLGYKIRIGHLSPPDYISICRQVCAGLGMEFRQDAIRHLVEVEHERRDVPLSACHPGDILNRVAEICRYRGVAPHLTRELIVQACRDYFTEL; from the coding sequence ATGAACCTTGCGACACAGGACGTCAATCTCTCCGTCCTCCCGCCCATCGCGCCGAATTCCCTGGAGGAGACGGGACTCGGAACGGCCTTCCTGGTCGAGCTCTCCTGCAAGATCCTCTACAACGACGGGACGATGCCGCTCGCGGCCCTCTCCTCCCGGCTCGCCCTTCCCGTCAGCGTCACCGGCGACATCGCGGAGATCCTGAAAAAGGAGCGACTCGCCGAGGTCAAGAAGGGGGGGGACATCCGGGCCACCTACATCTACGCGCTCACGGACCTGGGGAGGGAGCGGGCCCGGGAGTTCCTGAAGGCTTCGGGGTACGCGGGGGCGGCGCCGGTCACCGCCGCCCGGTACTCCGAGGCGGCGTTGAAGCAGACCATCCGGAAAATCCCCGTCACCTCCGCGGAGATGGCACAGGCCTTCGACGGCGTCGTCCTTCCGGCCGGCTTCCTCGACCGCCTCGGGCCGGCCGTCAACTCCGGCCGCTCCATCTTCCTGTACGGCCCGTCCGGAACCGGAAAAACCTTCATCGCGGAGAGGCTGAAAGGCCTGATGGACGGGAGCATCTTCATCCCCCGGGCGATCGCCGTGGACAGCCACGTCATCCGCGTGTTCGATCCGGTGTGCCACGCGGAGATCGACATCGGGGACGGGCTGGACGCGTTCGGGGACATATTGCAGGGGGGCCCGAAGTTCGACCGCCGTTTCGTCCTGTGCGAGCGCCCCGCGATCATCGCCGGCGGGGAGCTCTCCATGGCCATGCTCGACCTCTGCTTCGATCCCGGCAGCGGGTACTACGAAGCCCCGCTTCAGCTCAAGGCCAACGGAGGCATCTTCGTCATCGACGACCTCGGGCGACAGAGGATCCGGCCGTTCGACCTCTTCAACCGCTGGATCATGCCGCTCGAGAGAGGGAGGGACTATCTCACCCTCCGGACCGGGAAAAAGTTCGAGATCCCTTTCGACCAGGTCATCGTCTTCTCGACGAACATCGAGCCCAGGGAGCTCGCCGACGAGGCGTTCCTCCGGCGCCTCGGGTACAAGATCCGGATCGGACACCTCTCCCCCCCCGACTACATCTCGATCTGCCGGCAGGTCTGCGCGGGTCTCGGGATGGAGTTCCGGCAGGATGCGATCCGCCACCTGGTGGAGGTGGAGCACGAACGGCGGGACGTCCCGCTGTCCGCCTGCCACCCGGGCGATATCCTGAACCGCGTCGCGGAGATCTGCCGATACAGGGGCGTGGCGCCCCACCTTACCCGGGAGTTGATCGTCCAGGCCTGCCGGGACTACTTCACCGAATTATAA